The Chitinophaga sp. H8 genome contains a region encoding:
- a CDS encoding FecR family protein gives MHQTNKRIAELFDRWYNNKSTAAEKAELIRLLKTASAEKDLYPLLEEAWNKETTTTAYGTGREDALIQQILTRYPAVREPAPVSRMRYLRRWWAAAAVLVLLGTGLYFWQQQGTHPAPVSSSPPLSHDILPGTTGAILTLANGEQVVLDSLQDGVVAAQHGTQTILANGQLSYNQLSPTADTVSYNTLSTPKGRQFRVMLPDSTIVWLNASSSLTYPTVFTGQERKVSVSGEAYFEVAKNRKMPFRVHLPASVKIEVLGTHFNVNAYADEASVKTTLLEGRVRVITDNAQAVMLPGQQAQVSRTSPAHSPAQINIIAADTEQIMAWKNGLFNFENAGLEEVMRQLARWYDIEVVYENGIPDIHFAGEMNRNISLTGLLKILEKTGVHFRIENGRRLVVLH, from the coding sequence ATGCATCAGACCAACAAGAGAATAGCGGAACTTTTTGACCGCTGGTATAATAACAAAAGTACAGCAGCAGAAAAAGCGGAGTTGATCCGTCTTTTGAAAACCGCCTCGGCAGAAAAGGACCTGTATCCTTTATTAGAGGAGGCCTGGAATAAGGAAACAACCACAACAGCCTATGGCACTGGGCGGGAAGATGCACTTATCCAACAAATACTGACCCGTTATCCGGCTGTCCGTGAGCCTGCACCGGTAAGTCGTATGCGGTACTTACGCCGCTGGTGGGCAGCAGCAGCTGTACTGGTATTACTAGGCACAGGGCTTTACTTCTGGCAACAGCAAGGCACCCATCCTGCCCCTGTATCCTCTTCCCCTCCATTATCCCATGATATCTTACCAGGCACAACGGGCGCCATTCTTACATTGGCCAATGGAGAACAGGTAGTACTGGATAGTTTGCAAGACGGTGTGGTGGCAGCACAGCATGGCACGCAGACCATCCTTGCCAATGGGCAATTGTCCTATAATCAGCTATCCCCCACTGCTGATACAGTAAGCTATAATACCCTCAGTACCCCCAAAGGCAGGCAGTTCAGGGTCATGCTGCCAGACAGCACTATTGTATGGTTAAACGCCTCCAGCTCCCTGACGTATCCTACGGTTTTTACCGGACAGGAACGCAAGGTGAGCGTTTCCGGGGAAGCCTACTTTGAAGTAGCTAAAAACAGGAAAATGCCTTTCCGGGTACACCTGCCTGCATCTGTAAAAATAGAAGTACTGGGCACACATTTTAACGTAAACGCCTATGCTGATGAAGCAAGTGTAAAAACCACCTTATTGGAAGGCAGGGTGCGGGTAATAACCGATAACGCACAAGCAGTGATGCTCCCGGGGCAGCAAGCACAGGTAAGCCGGACATCCCCTGCACATAGCCCGGCTCAGATCAATATTATCGCTGCAGATACCGAGCAAATAATGGCCTGGAAAAATGGCCTGTTCAATTTTGAGAATGCCGGTCTGGAGGAAGTAATGCGGCAGCTTGCCCGCTGGTATGATATAGAGGTAGTATATGAAAACGGCATTCCGGATATTCACTTTGCAGGGGAGATGAACCGGAATATCAGTCTTACGGGATTATTAAAAATACTGGAAAAAACCGGTGTCCATTTTCGTATTGAAAACGGCAGGCGGCTGGTAGTATTACATTAA
- a CDS encoding RNA polymerase sigma factor, which translates to MTAERALLQEVAAGNEAAFATLVKQYASLLYTYILKLTRDEAAAEDVVQEIFTQLWLTRETLLEVRHFRAFLFVISRNHALKALKRIDQEYTHREEWGRLNTITEEQPDGIEFYLGLVEQAIMQLSPQQKKVWILSRRQGLKYNEIAQEMNISRETVKKYLQHATASIVSYLKSHGGAWIIAYLFSRL; encoded by the coding sequence ATGACAGCTGAAAGGGCACTGCTTCAGGAAGTAGCTGCGGGTAACGAAGCCGCATTTGCTACGCTGGTAAAACAATATGCCAGCCTCCTGTATACCTATATACTGAAACTTACCAGGGACGAAGCCGCAGCAGAAGATGTTGTACAGGAGATATTCACACAGCTCTGGCTCACCAGGGAAACGCTGCTGGAAGTACGCCATTTCCGTGCATTTTTGTTTGTCATTTCCCGCAATCACGCACTTAAGGCTCTCAAAAGAATAGACCAGGAATACACCCACCGGGAGGAATGGGGACGGCTGAATACGATCACGGAAGAGCAGCCTGACGGGATAGAATTTTATCTGGGATTGGTAGAACAGGCCATTATGCAGTTATCGCCCCAGCAGAAAAAAGTATGGATATTGAGCAGAAGACAGGGGCTAAAGTATAACGAGATAGCCCAGGAAATGAATATTTCAAGAGAAACTGTAAAGAAATACCTCCAACACGCCACTGCATCTATTGTAAGCTACCTCAAATCACATGGCGGCGCCTGGATAATCGCCTATCTTTTTTCCAGGTTATAA
- a CDS encoding acyl-CoA thioesterase translates to MNQFDKQLALRWADIDANHHVRHSAYYDFGAQHRIDILTQLGLSLEIMKDAGIGPVLFREECVFKREIMLTDIITISTTLLKLKKDGSRFSIRHELIRADQTLCAIITVDGAWIDIARRKLVSPIPTVVTNVFSSFPKAEDFEMYG, encoded by the coding sequence ATGAATCAATTTGATAAGCAACTTGCACTCCGCTGGGCAGATATTGATGCCAATCATCATGTAAGACACAGTGCGTATTATGATTTTGGGGCACAGCACAGAATTGATATCCTTACGCAACTGGGGCTCAGCCTGGAAATCATGAAAGACGCCGGCATTGGCCCGGTGTTGTTCCGGGAGGAATGTGTATTCAAGCGGGAGATCATGCTCACAGATATTATCACGATCAGCACCACGCTCCTTAAACTAAAAAAAGATGGCTCCAGGTTTTCCATACGGCATGAGTTGATAAGAGCAGACCAGACCCTATGCGCCATTATTACCGTGGATGGTGCGTGGATCGATATTGCCAGGCGAAAGCTGGTATCCCCGATACCGACAGTGGTGACCAATGTATTTTCTTCCTTCCCCAAAGCGGAAGATTTTGAAATGTATGGATAA
- a CDS encoding DUF72 domain-containing protein, producing the protein MDFGRVEPALLDDIDFKLPAEPVYNKKVLKGIPARKPLVYIGCAKWGRKEWVGKIYPRGTKEANFLDEYVHHYNSIELNATHYQIYGTETIQKWDRKARGKDFKFCPKVPQAISHYSSLVNADHQTTAFLEGVLAFGKHLGPIFLQLSDKFSPNKKEHLYHYLGTLPKDLQFFVELRHSMWFSDEAVRMELFDKLRKLNIGIIITDTAGRRDCAHMHLTVPRIFIRFVGNSLHPTDYTRIDDWVNRIKYWLDNGLREIYFFMHMHDEAYSPELSVYLVDKLNAVCGFELKKPVFVQNNTLF; encoded by the coding sequence ATGGATTTTGGACGTGTAGAACCGGCCCTGCTTGATGACATTGATTTTAAATTACCGGCAGAACCTGTTTACAATAAGAAAGTACTGAAAGGAATCCCGGCCAGAAAGCCACTTGTTTACATAGGCTGTGCCAAATGGGGACGCAAGGAATGGGTAGGCAAGATCTATCCCAGGGGCACCAAAGAGGCTAACTTCCTGGATGAATACGTACATCACTATAACAGTATAGAATTAAATGCTACACATTACCAGATCTATGGTACTGAAACCATTCAGAAATGGGATCGTAAAGCCAGGGGAAAGGATTTTAAGTTTTGCCCCAAAGTACCGCAAGCCATCAGTCATTACAGCTCGCTGGTCAATGCCGATCATCAAACCACGGCCTTTCTGGAAGGGGTATTAGCATTTGGCAAGCACCTGGGACCTATTTTTCTACAGCTGAGTGATAAGTTTTCACCCAATAAAAAGGAGCACCTCTACCATTACCTGGGTACACTGCCCAAAGACCTGCAGTTTTTTGTAGAGTTACGGCATTCTATGTGGTTCAGTGATGAAGCCGTGCGCATGGAGCTGTTTGACAAGCTCCGTAAGCTGAACATCGGGATCATTATAACTGATACAGCTGGCAGAAGAGATTGTGCCCATATGCACCTGACTGTACCCCGTATATTTATACGTTTTGTAGGCAACAGCCTCCACCCCACCGATTATACCCGTATAGACGATTGGGTAAACCGTATCAAATACTGGTTGGACAATGGCTTGCGGGAGATTTACTTTTTCATGCATATGCATGATGAAGCCTACTCGCCGGAACTATCAGTATATCTGGTAGACAAGCTGAATGCCGTATGCGGCTTTGAGCTGAAGAAACCCGTATTTGTACAAAACAACACCTTGTTTTAA
- a CDS encoding trimeric intracellular cation channel family protein, which translates to MLHILYIIAITAEAMTAALSAGRRNMDWVGVCIIAWVTALGGGTIRNILLNHYPMTWVEHPEYLLVTAGGALFAAVLASVMKRLKILFLYLDALGLVVFTIIGCQLAEQLQLPVLIVLLSGMITGCAGGVLRDVLCNDIPLLFRKEVYGSVSIVTGGVYVGIIYLGYGDQWATFTAIAIGLALRILAIKYEWQMPKFVYQDDWEK; encoded by the coding sequence ATGTTACACATTCTCTACATTATTGCTATTACAGCAGAAGCGATGACCGCTGCCTTATCGGCAGGGCGGCGAAATATGGACTGGGTAGGTGTTTGTATTATTGCCTGGGTTACTGCATTAGGAGGAGGGACCATCCGTAATATTTTACTGAATCACTACCCCATGACCTGGGTAGAACACCCGGAATATTTGCTGGTAACGGCCGGCGGGGCATTGTTTGCGGCAGTACTGGCCTCTGTCATGAAACGCTTAAAGATCCTCTTCTTATATCTGGATGCGCTGGGCCTGGTGGTATTTACGATCATTGGCTGCCAGCTGGCAGAACAGCTGCAATTACCGGTATTGATCGTGCTGCTGAGTGGTATGATTACAGGCTGTGCGGGTGGGGTATTAAGGGATGTACTGTGTAATGATATTCCATTATTATTCCGTAAAGAGGTATATGGTAGTGTTTCTATTGTTACAGGCGGTGTATATGTAGGAATCATATACCTGGGATATGGCGACCAATGGGCCACTTTTACGGCTATCGCCATTGGCCTCGCGCTCCGCATCCTGGCTATTAAATATGAATGGCAAATGCCCAAATTTGTTTACCAGGATGATTGGGAGAAATAG
- a CDS encoding glycogen synthase — MEILHVSAECYPVAKVGGLGDVVGALPKYQCQLGSIAKVVMPAYRTPFFNKHEFDVVHQAGMWLGHQWYHFNVFKERTNVLGFDLYLVDIPGLLDTEGVYGYGNDTERFLAFQIAVLDWVNEWQDLPDVIHCHDHHTGLLPFLLSYAYKYARLKAVGTVITIHNAQYQGQFGWDKLYLIPSFDLWKSGLLEWGGAINPLAAAIKCAWRITTVSPSYMEELYEAANGLEGLISSERGKAVGILNGIDTRVWDPATDKMLTANYDITSYEEGKAANKKFLCEKFDFDPSLPLCSFIGRLVGEKGADLLPEIIGRSLHDWPGQMNFVVLGSGEPHVEWSLQQTRQYAGRNFNVYIGYNETLSHQIYAGSDFLLMPSRVEPCGLNQMYALRYGTVPIVRSIGGLKDTVIDFGDKGGAGIRFFHASVWDACHAAGRALELYHNEAMLRQVIQQGMSLDHSWDTSAQQYLEVYKAISS, encoded by the coding sequence ATGGAAATTTTACACGTCAGCGCAGAATGTTATCCGGTAGCAAAGGTGGGAGGACTGGGAGATGTAGTAGGGGCTTTGCCTAAATACCAATGCCAGTTGGGAAGTATCGCCAAAGTGGTGATGCCCGCATACAGGACCCCGTTTTTTAATAAACATGAATTTGATGTGGTGCACCAGGCCGGCATGTGGCTGGGACATCAATGGTATCACTTTAATGTATTTAAGGAACGCACCAATGTGCTGGGATTTGACCTGTACCTGGTAGATATACCCGGGCTCCTGGATACGGAAGGCGTGTATGGCTATGGCAATGATACGGAACGCTTTTTAGCTTTTCAGATCGCAGTGCTCGACTGGGTAAATGAGTGGCAGGACCTGCCGGACGTGATCCATTGTCATGACCATCATACCGGGCTCTTACCTTTCCTGTTAAGCTATGCCTATAAATATGCCCGATTAAAAGCCGTGGGTACCGTCATCACCATCCATAATGCACAATACCAGGGACAGTTTGGATGGGATAAATTATATCTTATTCCTTCGTTCGACTTATGGAAATCCGGTTTGCTCGAATGGGGTGGGGCCATTAACCCATTAGCGGCCGCTATCAAATGCGCCTGGCGGATTACAACGGTTTCTCCCAGCTATATGGAGGAGTTGTATGAGGCGGCCAATGGGCTGGAAGGGCTGATCAGCAGCGAAAGGGGGAAAGCAGTAGGCATCCTCAACGGGATCGATACCAGGGTATGGGACCCCGCTACAGATAAAATGCTCACGGCCAATTACGACATTACATCTTACGAAGAAGGTAAAGCTGCCAATAAGAAATTCCTGTGTGAAAAGTTTGATTTCGATCCCTCCCTGCCGCTTTGCTCCTTTATCGGGAGATTAGTAGGTGAAAAAGGGGCTGACCTGTTGCCCGAAATTATCGGCCGTTCCCTGCACGACTGGCCGGGGCAAATGAATTTCGTGGTATTAGGTAGCGGAGAGCCGCATGTGGAATGGTCCCTGCAGCAAACCCGCCAGTATGCCGGCCGCAACTTCAATGTATATATTGGTTATAATGAAACCTTGTCTCATCAGATCTATGCTGGCAGCGACTTCTTACTGATGCCTTCCCGGGTAGAACCTTGCGGGCTGAACCAGATGTATGCTTTAAGATATGGTACCGTACCGATAGTAAGAAGTATAGGCGGCCTGAAAGACACCGTAATAGATTTTGGAGATAAAGGAGGAGCGGGGATCCGTTTCTTCCATGCCTCCGTATGGGATGCCTGTCATGCTGCTGGCAGGGCATTGGAATTATACCATAATGAAGCAATGTTACGACAGGTAATACAGCAGGGGATGAGCCTGGATCACTCCTGGGATACTTCTGCACAGCAATACCTGGAGGTATATAAGGCTATCAGCAGTTAG
- a CDS encoding glucose-1-phosphate adenylyltransferase, with the protein MSNTVISLILGGGAGTRLWPLTRKRSKPAVPLAGKYRLVDIPISNCLNAEMYRIFVLTQFNSASLNKHIKNTYHFSHFSKAFVDILAAEQTPDNPTWYQGTADAVRQCLHHIDNFEFDYVLILSGDQLYQMDFRDMLQYHVDKGADITIATIPVTAKDASDFGILKTDDNGAITSFTEKPSQDVLAPWSSEVSDDMKTAGRIYLASMGIYIFSRQVLNDLLNGEPDATDFGKQLIPDAIEAATKVFSYQYEGYWTDIGSIPSFFEANLGLTDEIPEFNLFDESKTIYSRARMLPPAKISGNMAHTVIADGCIILASKLERCVVGIRTRIGNRSVITNSYIMGSDYYQTLDDIQRAKDKGRPPMGIGDDCVINNAIIDKNCSIGNGVIINGGKHLEDGDFEKYTIKEGIVVVKKGVVLEDGFELV; encoded by the coding sequence ATGTCCAACACTGTTATTTCACTCATACTCGGCGGAGGAGCAGGTACCCGCCTATGGCCTTTAACCCGCAAACGTTCCAAACCTGCTGTACCCCTGGCTGGTAAATACCGCCTGGTGGATATCCCTATTTCCAATTGCCTGAATGCGGAAATGTACCGCATTTTTGTATTGACCCAGTTTAACTCTGCGTCGTTAAACAAGCATATTAAGAATACTTATCACTTTAGCCATTTCAGTAAGGCTTTTGTAGATATCCTGGCTGCTGAGCAAACCCCCGACAATCCTACCTGGTACCAGGGTACGGCCGATGCGGTACGGCAATGCCTGCATCATATCGATAACTTTGAATTTGATTATGTACTGATCCTTTCCGGCGACCAGCTCTACCAGATGGATTTCCGTGATATGCTCCAGTACCATGTGGATAAAGGTGCTGATATCACAATTGCCACCATCCCCGTAACAGCAAAAGATGCTTCTGATTTCGGTATCCTGAAAACAGATGACAACGGGGCCATTACCTCTTTTACAGAAAAACCTTCCCAGGACGTACTGGCGCCATGGTCTTCTGAAGTAAGTGACGACATGAAAACCGCTGGACGGATATACCTGGCCAGTATGGGGATTTACATTTTTAGCCGGCAGGTGCTGAATGACCTCCTCAACGGAGAACCGGATGCGACCGATTTCGGCAAACAACTGATCCCGGATGCTATTGAAGCGGCTACCAAAGTGTTCAGCTACCAGTATGAAGGCTATTGGACAGATATCGGAAGCATCCCTTCTTTCTTTGAAGCCAACCTGGGCCTCACAGATGAAATACCGGAATTTAACCTCTTTGATGAATCCAAAACCATCTACTCCCGCGCCCGTATGCTGCCTCCTGCAAAAATATCAGGCAACATGGCCCATACCGTTATTGCAGATGGTTGTATCATTCTGGCAAGCAAATTGGAGCGTTGTGTCGTGGGTATCCGTACCCGCATCGGCAATCGTTCTGTAATTACCAATAGCTATATCATGGGAAGCGACTACTATCAAACCCTGGATGATATTCAAAGGGCCAAAGATAAAGGCCGCCCTCCCATGGGCATCGGTGATGACTGTGTGATCAATAATGCCATCATTGATAAAAACTGCAGCATCGGTAATGGCGTAATTATTAATGGTGGAAAACATCTGGAAGATGGCGACTTTGAAAAATACACCATCAAAGAAGGCATTGTAGTAGTTAAAAAAGGAGTAGTATTGGAGGATGGATTTGAATTGGTTTAG
- a CDS encoding glycoside hydrolase family 130 protein — protein sequence MRLSIQRQTTKIYPDLKRVVARFFFNGEARAKAIIQRVTDMTDAEVEITITPILREFSKRHRNITRIFERHCDKLKHLFNSLQLNYDEIAYKKKLLIGSYCTNEYSIESAAFFNPSIIEDVDQSGLEEGEKRVILSFRAVGEGHISSIAFRQGLINKNSEIMVVPAGNYVDEAEVIRNSRYKKDLFFQNAVSIKLPDSVMNEVQNSLPDDFEYLALKKVIREMQQRYQVDHLLKKALERLLWLADSYYELNFSLDTDISDRVIFPYSEAESRGIEDARFVKYTSENGSVTYYATYTAYDGITIQPKLLQTKDFYNFSIRPLYGEGAQNKNLALFPRKINGKYVMISRIDGINNYIMYSDKINIWENPQILQTPKYPWEFVQIGNCGSPIETSEGWLLITHGVGPMRTYCLGASLFELDNPMVEIGRLKEPLLIPNKDEREGYVPNVLYSCGSMVHNNELIIPYGISDSASCFATVDLGKLLDRIKSDGV from the coding sequence ATGCGACTGTCCATACAGCGACAAACAACAAAGATTTACCCGGACCTGAAACGGGTGGTAGCCAGGTTTTTTTTTAACGGCGAAGCACGTGCCAAAGCGATCATACAGCGGGTAACGGATATGACAGATGCGGAAGTGGAAATAACAATCACGCCTATACTGCGGGAGTTCTCCAAGCGGCACCGTAATATTACCCGCATCTTTGAACGGCATTGCGATAAGTTAAAACACCTGTTTAATTCCCTGCAGCTCAACTATGACGAAATTGCCTATAAGAAGAAGCTGCTCATCGGATCTTATTGCACGAATGAATACTCCATAGAATCTGCAGCGTTTTTTAACCCGTCTATTATTGAAGATGTAGACCAGAGCGGGCTGGAAGAAGGTGAAAAAAGGGTGATCCTGAGCTTCAGGGCGGTAGGAGAAGGACATATTTCTTCCATCGCTTTCCGGCAGGGCCTGATTAATAAAAACAGTGAGATCATGGTAGTGCCGGCTGGCAACTATGTAGATGAGGCGGAAGTGATCCGCAACTCCCGCTACAAAAAGGACCTGTTCTTCCAGAATGCCGTATCTATCAAGCTGCCGGATTCTGTGATGAATGAAGTACAAAACAGCCTGCCGGACGACTTCGAATACCTGGCACTTAAAAAAGTGATCCGCGAAATGCAGCAACGCTACCAGGTAGACCATCTGCTGAAAAAAGCACTGGAACGCCTCCTCTGGCTGGCAGACTCCTACTATGAGCTGAACTTTTCCCTGGATACAGATATCTCCGACCGGGTCATATTTCCCTATTCTGAAGCGGAAAGCCGCGGTATTGAAGATGCCCGCTTTGTAAAATATACCAGCGAAAACGGTAGTGTCACCTACTATGCTACCTATACAGCATATGATGGGATCACCATCCAGCCTAAGCTGCTGCAAACAAAGGACTTTTACAATTTCAGTATCAGGCCGCTATACGGCGAAGGGGCACAGAATAAAAACCTGGCCCTGTTTCCCCGTAAGATCAATGGTAAATATGTGATGATCTCCAGGATTGACGGGATCAATAATTATATCATGTACTCTGATAAGATCAATATCTGGGAAAACCCGCAAATCCTCCAAACCCCCAAATATCCCTGGGAGTTTGTACAGATAGGCAACTGCGGATCACCCATTGAAACCAGCGAGGGCTGGCTGCTGATTACCCACGGGGTAGGGCCCATGCGTACCTATTGCCTCGGGGCCAGCTTATTTGAGCTGGATAATCCCATGGTGGAAATAGGCCGCCTCAAAGAACCGCTACTCATTCCCAACAAGGATGAACGGGAAGGATATGTGCCTAACGTACTCTATTCCTGCGGCTCCATGGTACATAATAATGAACTCATTATTCCATACGGCATCTCCGATTCTGCTTCCTGCTTTGCTACGGTAGACCTGGGAAAATTATTGGACCGCATTAAGAGTGATGGCGTGTAG
- a CDS encoding glycosyltransferase family 4 protein — MRIAILSPIAWRTPPRHYGPWEQMAFNLAEGLVAQGLSVTLFATADSQTSGTLEAISPKGYAEDDTLDAKVQECLHISHLMEQAGQFDIIHNHFDFLPLTYSRLIKTPMVTTIHGFSSPKIIPVYVRYNDNSYYVSISNADRSPELRYTATVYNGINTGNFSPEMQPEDYLLYFGRIHPHKGTYDAIQIAKSTGHRLVIAGIVQDEHYFREKVAPYLDEQITYIGPVGGTARNTLLGRAKALLHPIYFNEPFGLSVAEAMYCGTPVLAYNRGAMPELIHHQQTGLLVNNLQEAIASVPDLQRIDRHTCHAHALAHFSQEKMVRDYLKVYEVVLG; from the coding sequence ATGAGAATAGCAATATTATCACCCATAGCCTGGCGCACTCCGCCACGGCATTATGGCCCCTGGGAGCAGATGGCCTTTAACCTGGCAGAAGGGCTGGTAGCCCAGGGGCTCTCTGTAACCCTCTTTGCCACTGCCGACTCCCAAACCAGCGGGACATTGGAAGCAATATCGCCAAAAGGATATGCCGAGGATGACACCCTTGATGCCAAAGTACAGGAGTGCCTGCATATTAGCCATCTGATGGAGCAGGCCGGGCAGTTTGATATTATCCATAATCATTTTGATTTTTTACCACTTACATATTCTCGGCTGATAAAAACACCTATGGTCACCACTATACATGGGTTTTCCTCACCGAAGATCATCCCGGTATATGTTCGTTATAATGATAACAGCTATTATGTGTCTATCAGTAACGCCGACCGCAGTCCGGAGCTGCGCTATACCGCCACGGTATACAACGGCATCAATACCGGCAACTTTTCGCCGGAGATGCAGCCGGAAGATTACCTGCTCTATTTTGGGCGTATCCATCCCCATAAAGGCACCTACGATGCCATACAGATCGCTAAAAGCACAGGGCATCGCCTGGTAATTGCAGGTATTGTACAGGATGAACACTATTTCCGGGAAAAAGTAGCTCCCTATCTGGATGAGCAGATCACCTATATAGGCCCTGTAGGTGGAACAGCGCGTAATACCTTATTGGGCCGTGCCAAAGCCCTGTTGCATCCTATTTACTTTAATGAGCCCTTTGGCCTCAGTGTAGCAGAAGCCATGTATTGTGGCACGCCTGTACTGGCCTATAACCGGGGCGCCATGCCGGAGCTGATCCACCATCAGCAAACCGGACTACTCGTTAATAACCTGCAGGAAGCCATTGCCAGTGTACCTGATCTGCAGCGCATTGACCGGCATACCTGTCATGCTCATGCATTGGCACATTTCAGCCAGGAGAAAATGGTGCGTGATTATCTGAAAGTATATGAAGTGGTGTTAGGATGA
- the bshC gene encoding bacillithiol biosynthesis cysteine-adding enzyme BshC has protein sequence MSSNVHYIPYGKTGYFNQLVIDFLGEHPNIRPFYSYSPLKPDFEAAIRAKQQQPMNRELLVSALQQQYAGLEQDTAVQNNISSLLQPGTFTVCTAHQPNIFTGYLYFVYKILQTVKLAGELKQQYPQYNFVPVYYMGSEDNDLDELGSIYLDGKTITWQTGQKGAVGRMRPEGLEALIEQVQYGIGYGEYAEELIALLKQAYLEQENIQDATLFLVNQLFGKYGLIVLVPDNPAFKKQLIPIMEEELWHHTSQGIVAKTIAQISQHYKVQANPREINLFYLAAGIRERIVKTGDKWEVLNTNLSFTAAELKKELHEHPERFSPNVILRGILQETILPNLAFIGGGGEIAYWLELKQLFAHHQVPFPILLLRNSFLFVDSASSERLQKLGLTATSLFEDTETLVNNFVQEHTNAALCLKEEYAAIEKLFDELEAKAKSIDITLVASNASERKKAVKSIGKLEHKFLKAEKKKFAWQTEQIWQLKQRLFPADSLQERKENFMPWYVKEGPAFFDRILAATIPVTDQFCIVVEE, from the coding sequence ATGAGTAGCAACGTTCATTATATTCCTTACGGCAAAACAGGCTATTTTAATCAACTGGTGATAGATTTTTTAGGAGAGCATCCGAATATACGGCCATTTTATAGCTATTCACCTCTTAAACCTGACTTCGAAGCGGCCATCAGGGCCAAACAGCAACAACCTATGAACAGGGAATTGCTGGTGAGTGCGCTGCAACAACAATATGCTGGTTTAGAACAGGATACTGCTGTTCAAAACAATATCAGCAGCTTATTACAACCGGGCACTTTTACCGTTTGTACCGCTCATCAACCTAATATCTTTACCGGGTACCTGTATTTTGTGTACAAAATTCTACAAACCGTAAAGCTGGCAGGTGAACTCAAACAACAATACCCGCAATACAATTTTGTACCGGTATACTACATGGGCAGTGAGGATAATGACCTGGACGAACTGGGTAGTATTTATCTTGATGGTAAGACCATCACCTGGCAAACCGGACAAAAGGGAGCCGTAGGACGTATGCGTCCGGAAGGGCTGGAGGCGCTGATCGAACAGGTACAGTATGGTATCGGATATGGCGAATATGCGGAAGAACTGATCGCGCTGTTAAAACAAGCTTATCTCGAACAGGAAAACATCCAGGATGCTACCCTGTTCCTGGTTAACCAGCTCTTCGGAAAATATGGACTGATCGTACTGGTACCTGATAATCCTGCATTTAAAAAACAACTCATCCCCATCATGGAGGAGGAGCTGTGGCACCATACTTCACAGGGTATTGTGGCTAAAACCATCGCACAAATATCGCAGCATTATAAAGTACAGGCCAACCCAAGAGAGATCAACCTCTTTTACCTGGCAGCAGGTATCCGGGAAAGGATCGTGAAAACCGGCGACAAATGGGAAGTATTAAATACCAACCTGTCGTTTACCGCCGCAGAACTTAAAAAGGAGCTGCATGAACATCCGGAAAGGTTCAGCCCCAATGTAATCCTCAGAGGGATATTGCAGGAAACAATTTTGCCCAACCTGGCCTTTATCGGAGGGGGCGGGGAAATTGCCTATTGGCTGGAATTAAAACAGCTGTTTGCTCATCACCAGGTACCTTTTCCTATTCTGCTGCTGCGTAATTCTTTCCTGTTCGTAGACAGTGCCTCCAGCGAACGTTTGCAAAAACTGGGACTAACGGCAACCTCCCTGTTTGAAGATACGGAAACACTGGTCAACAACTTTGTACAGGAGCATACCAATGCAGCACTTTGCCTGAAAGAAGAATATGCTGCAATAGAAAAACTCTTTGACGAGCTGGAAGCGAAAGCTAAAAGCATCGATATCACTTTAGTGGCGTCCAATGCTTCTGAACGCAAGAAAGCCGTCAAATCTATCGGTAAGCTGGAACATAAATTCCTCAAAGCAGAAAAGAAAAAGTTTGCCTGGCAAACGGAACAGATCTGGCAATTGAAGCAACGGTTGTTTCCCGCTGATTCCCTGCAGGAAAGAAAAGAAAACTTTATGCCCTGGTATGTGAAGGAAGGCCCTGCCTTTTTCGACAGGATCCTGGCAGCGACCATACCGGTAACAGATCAGTTTTGTATCGTAGTGGAAGAATAA